The window aaatttaggtcgaccttagagatggttgtccccgattttcggcgataatggaaaccaaggttctgggaggagccagcattcatagtgcactggtccccctgacatgccaggacaccaaccgagcaccctaaggggcactgcagtggacttcagaaattgctcccaggtgcatagctcccttaccttctgtgctgagcccccccccccaaaaaaaaagccaaacccactccccacaactgtacaccactaccatagcccttatgggtgaaggggggcacctacatgtgggtgcagtggatttctggtgggttttgaaggcctcacatttaccaccacaagtgtaacaggtaggggggggtggacctgggtccacctgcctgaagtgcactgcacccactaaaactgctccagggatctggatactgctgtcatggagctgggtatgatatttgaggctggcatagaggctggaaaaatatttaaaaaaaaagtttttgagggtgggaggaggttagtgaccaaagggggagtaaggggaggtcatccctgattccctccggtggtcatctggtcatttagggcacatttttgtggcttggtcgtaaaaaaaaaaaaaaggaccaggtaaagtcatccaagtgttcgtcagggacgcccttctttttccattatcggttgaggacgcccatgtgttaggcatgccccagtcccgccttctctacgcctccgtcacgcccccgtgaactttggtcgtccccgcgacggaaagcagttgaggatgcccaaaatcagctttcgattatgtcgatttgggtgaccttgtgagaaggacgcccatcttgcgatttgtgtcaaaagatgggcgcccttctcttttgaaaataagcctgagagtgtaATANNNNNNNNNNNNNTAGTGGGCACTTGGTAAGTTCTTTCTCCCACACTTACCCCTCGGTACAGGATAAATACCACAGACAAGCATataatacaaacacacacacgcatgcCACCAGGTCATAGAGCTTAGGTGTGCACTGCACATTCCTGAACAGTCTACTTACTTTTTGCAAGTGTGAATATGAGTCATTCTTATAACACAGAATTGCaaataacatatagtaacatagtaaatgttggcagataagaCCTCTACAGTCCATCGAGTCTACCCACaaggctagggctttcagctttgagaaaagacgagagagaatatgattgaggtctataaaataatgagtggtgtggaactggtagatgtgaatcgattgGTTCTCTTTCCGGAAATACTAGGGTacgtgcaatgaagctacaaagcagtaaatttaaaataaatcggagaaaatatttcttcacttaacatgcaattaaactccggaattcattgccagagaatatggtaaacgcagttagcttagcagggttctaaaaaggtttggataatttcctaaaagtccataagccattattaagatggacttggggaaaatccactgcttatttctaggataagcagcataaaatgtattgtactgttttgggatcttgccaggtactgtgacctggattggccactgttggaaataggatgctgggcttgatggaccttcagtttgtcccagtatggcaatgtttatgttcttatgattaaaCAGTGGCATACTTAAAAGAGGGAAGTGGGAATGTGAACCAGGATTTCCAAAGACCGGACCACAGCACTAGTAAAAAATGAAGCAAAGTTATATTAGACAATAAAGtgactcgacacaatgttgtgttttggccaaaaggcctacatcaggagtctatggattaaaaaaacaatatgttattagttcattgtaagccgctttggggctgcgcATCTGTGGCAAatggcggggtataaatgatctaaaataaataaataacaatatgtaaaagaaatgaaatgtaaaacataaaacacaatgaaaacagaaaacataaacatatgtaagtgaacaaatatataaaatcaatgatagaatataatatataaaatatagatGTGTACATTATACTCCCTCTGTTTCTGATATAAATGCAACATATATTAAATTAATAGGTTTTCCATGAAGGACCTGATAGAATATCGTAACAGGATTGATTATTGAATCATTAATGTGACACAAAGGTATTGATTAAGCATGGGAACACCTTTGACCTTATATAAAAAACAaactttgtttcatttttttactgctgtggtcCGGTCTTTGGAAATCTTGGTTCACATTCCCACTTCCCTCTTTTGAAGGAGCAGTTACACCATGGACCTATACAAAGCCTAATATAGGCGCAGGAGAAGCTTAGGTATCATTCTAAAGATCTAAGTTCAAAAAATAAATTTAGGGTGGAGAGGGTGGGGTGCTTCAATTTCTTTTTGCTTTTATGCCAAACGCAATATATATGATATACGCTGAACTCAAACCAGCCTGGAACTGGCCATGAACTGGTAGCTGTCTGTATTGAAGGCACTGGTTGGTGATGTGAGTTCTTGAAATGCCTCCAACGTGTTATGTGCTTCGGTTATTCTGGTTCTGAATCAACATCTGTTCTTCCTCATTGGTATGGTAAGCTCAGTTGCATACGGAAGAAGGGTCAGCTCCGAAGCAGGGAAGCCAGAAAACAGACACTGctggtttgtttggggtttttttttttttttgatgaacCCAACTGGAACATGCTGTTTCACACCAAAATCTCCTTTGCCCAGTGCTTCTCTCCCGTGAAATTTcgacatgtgtaaatttagaaataaaaattagcaagtaactactactactacttatcatttctaaagcgctactagacgtacacagcgctgtacacttgaacatgaagagacagtccctgctcgacagagcttacaatctaattaggacagacaaacaggacaaacaagagataagggaatattaaagtggggatgataaaataagggttctgaacaagtgaataagggttaggagttaaaagcagcatcaaaaaggtgggcttttatcttagatttgaagacggccagagatggagcttgtcgtaccggctcaggaagtctattccaggcatatggtgctgcaagataaaaggaacagagtctggagttagcggtggaggagaagggtgcagataagagagatttacccagtgaactgagttcctggggaggaacgtagggagagatgagtggagaggtactgaggagctgcagagtgaatgcatttataggtcagtaagaggagttttcactggcttcctatccgtttccacatacagttcagtGACTTGAAACAAGTTGTAGGTAATACCATTTTGTtattgcccagtgtgtggcggcggccacaaaaaaaaagggattattaggagagggatgcaaaaataagaccaaaaatatataatgcctctgttgctccgtggtgcgacctcaccttgagtatagcATTCAATCCTTGTcgctgaatctcaaaaaagatatagtggaattagaaaaggttcagagaagagtgaccacaatgatagaggggatggaactgctcccatatgaggaaaggctaaagaagttaaggttcttcagcttggacaagagacagctgaagggggatatgattgaggtctacaaaatcctgagtgatgtggagCGGGtgaaggtgaatcaatttttcactcattcaaaaagtacaaagaccagggacactCAACGAAACTGCATGGAAagacttttaaatcaaataggaaaaatattttttcactcaaagcatagttaagctctggaacttgttgccggaggatgtggtaacagcagttagtgtatctgggtttaaaaaaggttggatgaTTTCCATTGCGGTATGTTacgtttttaataaataaataaataaatatctccatTTAGAAAAACCTTCCAAGAAATTTAAAGCAAGCCAAAGGGTGACTTCTTTTCCGTGAGTTTTGGCCTTGAACTagttttgggtgggagaggtagAGCGATGCGGGGAGGAACTGAATGCTTCTCGCTATCTCTCTGCCATTTTTCCGATTATAATCTGATGCCAATAGGCAAGTTGCAAACCTCTCTGTTGTGGTCATGAAGGATAGGATAGCAAGAATGTAAACTATACTGACCATTGGCGCTAAATTCGGTTTGTCTCTGGTTCATTTCATAGTTTTCCCTGATTTTCACACTTCTGTCAGTTCGTTACACACATTTATctcaatttgttttttaaatgtaatGTGGATTATAGCTTTTATAACTTCCTCTGCTATGAGCACAGGTGTTGTGTATTtcaacgggggaggggaaatcttAAAGTGTGACGTTAGTGAGTAAAATGTGTTAGTAATACTATGATTGTGGGTTCAATCAGGACGATCATGAtgtgactggatggaccgtgaaggtctttctctaccgtcatttactatgttttttaaCGTGTTAATTGACAGAATGCATTCATTcaaaggttattattattattatttattacatttgtaccccgcgctttcccacacaatgcaggctcaatgcggcttacatagtaatttgaaatacaaagttaagaatagaattttcaataaaacagtagtaaaacaacgtaaagtcgggcttagtagtgtacgataagttgagctagataatatatgactaggataaaagagggtagacaggataggatagtgtaatttgggagaaaagggggtaaggagggataaaattaaggagagatggaaagagaaggatgggaggttggtatttaagtcagaacagaattgggagtggaggttggcgagattaggttgggtaggcttgcttaaagagatgagctttcagcatttttctaaagggcaagaagtcattTATTACTATTCATTAAATTGATTTAGTGTGccctaaagttttttttaaggctTGCTAATAGACCAAATGTGTGCTGAGGAAGGTACAGCCCTACTAAGAGACTTTGTCCACACTATCCAGGTTGATTCTTCTAGCTTATAAACACTTCCTTGCCTCTTCTCACCCACCCCTTCCAAcacgcacacacagaaacacacatggTTAATTCAACTTTTATATTCCAGACACTTATCCAGGggccacagacccccccccccccccgaacctcaTACACATGCACTCTGCATCTAGCTAGTAGGATTCAAAATTGAACGATTGTGGAGACTCCCTCCTTCAGCACGGGCTGTGAAACCTACCTACACAGTACTCCGCCAGAGCTACCAGTAATGCAAAGCACAGAGGCAGATCCTGGGAATTGAAATCCAGGCATTCTGTACAGTAGTTTTGTGTTCTGCTGTTGAGCTCCCAGTTCAGTCCAAAAGATGatttttttgaaagatttttaCCTACTTAAGGTTGGACTTCACTTTAATGTTGTTACAGTTATTAATTCTACTGCTATGGTTCTGACAAATTAACCATTATCTTCTTTTTATATGGGTGGTTGTAACTTAGGAATGGATGGAGCAAACCGTACCGTGGTGTCTGAATTTGTCTTGCTGGGTTTCCAAGCCATGAAGGGTCTCCAAATTCCCCTGTTCTGCATCTTCTCAACTTTCTACCTGCTCATCATCACATCCAACCTGGCAATCATAGCAATGGTCAGGGTGTACCAGCACCTCCACACTCCCATGTATTTCTTCCTGGGGAACTTTTCCATTCTAGAGGTTCTCTACACCACAGTTACTGTACCAAGGATGCTGGCTGACCTGCTGGCGGAGCAAAAAACCATTTCCTCCAAGGCCTGTGTGGTCCAGTTCTACTTTCTCTTTGTCTTTGGGGCCACAGAGAACTTGCTTCTTGCTCTTATGGCATTTGACCGTTATGTTGCCATCTGTAGGCCCCTACATTATCCCACCATTATGACCAGTAAGACTTGTGGTCTCCTGGCATTGGCTGCTTGGTTGGGTGGGCTTCTAGCCCCAGCTCTTCCTGCCTGCTGGATCTCCACTTTGGCCTTTTGTACCCCCAATGAGATTGATCACTTCTGTTGTGACTTTGCCCCACTCTTGAAGCTCTCCTGCACGGACACCAGTACCAAAGAACTCACTTTCCTCTTCCTGGCTTGGGTGTTAATCTGGAGTTGCTTCCTGTTGATCATGACCTCCTATGGGCTAATTATTTTCTCAGTCTTGAAAATCCCTTCTGCTGAAGGGCAGAAGAAGGCTTTCTCCACCGTGCCTCACATCTCACTGTGGGTTGGGATTTTCTACAGCACTGTCATGTTATGTACATTCGCCCCACATCTACAATAAGGTTCCAGATGGACAAGGTGGTGTCTGTCTTCTACACAGTTATCACCCCTATGCTAACCCTCTCATCTATAGCCTCAGAAACAAAGAAGTGAAAGGTGCCCTCAAGAGAACAATAAGGAGATGTTGTGCCCCAATATAGACTATCCAATACctggaatgcaaaaaaaaaaaaagagtctgtgACCATGATGTCAGAGCCTGAACACTTCAGTGAGTTCTGAGTTCAGAAGTGCTGTTCCATCAAGGCCTCATCTTTTCTCAAAGTGCAGAAAATGAGGACCAGCTTTGGATGTCGCAAGAACTATTG is drawn from Microcaecilia unicolor chromosome 14, aMicUni1.1, whole genome shotgun sequence and contains these coding sequences:
- the LOC115457221 gene encoding LOW QUALITY PROTEIN: olfactory receptor 6N1-like (The sequence of the model RefSeq protein was modified relative to this genomic sequence to represent the inferred CDS: inserted 2 bases in 2 codons); protein product: MDGANRTVVSEFVLLGFQAMKGLQIPLFCIFSTFYLLIITSNLAIIAMVRVYQHLHTPMYFFLGNFSILEVLYTTVTVPRMLADLLAEQKTISSKACVVQFYFLFVFGATENLLLALMAFDRYVAICRPLHYPTIMTSKTCGLLALAAWLGGLLAPALPACWISTLAFCTPNEIDHFCCDFAPLLKLSCTDTSTKELTFLFLAWVLIWSCFLLIMTSYGLIIFSVLKIPSAEGQKKAFSTVPHISLWVGIFYSTVMXMYIRPTSTIRFQMDKVVSVFYTVITPMXNPLIYSLRNKEVKGALKRTIRRCCAPI